Part of the Halorhabdus utahensis DSM 12940 genome, TCGCGGCGGTGGGCGATGTAGACCGTGTCGGCGAACTTCGTCAGGAAGGAAGCCTCCTCCATCGCGGCGTCGCCCCCGCCGATGACGAGCATGTCCTCGTCCCGGAAGAACGCGCCGTCGCAGGTCGCACACGTTGAGACGCCATAGCCCATGAGGTCGCCCTCGCCGGGGATGCCCAGGGTGCGCGCGCTCGCGCCACTGGCGGCGATGAAGGCGTCACAGGTGTAGACCGCCCCGTCGGCGAGTTCGACTCGAAACGGCCGAGAGGAATCGTCGATCGACTCGACGAATCCCGTCTCGACGTCGGCCCCGAATCGCTTGGCCTGTTCCTTCATGCGGTTGATGAGTTCAGTGCCGTTGATCCCCTCCGGGAAGCCGGGGAAGTTCGCGACGTCCGTTGTCAAGGTGAGCTGGCCGCCGGGTTCGTCGCCCTCCAGGACGAGCGGGTCGTTGTTCGCCCGCCCGGCGTAGACCGCGGCCGTCAGCCCGGCGGTGCCCGAGCCGGCGATGATGAGTCGACGGTGTTCGATCTCGTCAGTCATGGTCGTTCGTACCGGTGGCGAGCGTTTGTAGCTTGCGCCGCAGGTCAGTGTCGCGCGTTCGAAGTCACGCCTGTCTCGTTGATCACTGACGCGGCGCTTCGTGCTGGACGGTCACTGCAGTGAGGCATCGAAACGGGCACATCGCCATCTTGGCTCGGCCCGTGTCTGAACAGTATTGATTTATGTCGTAGCGTTGAACTCGCCTCCAGTGGGTGTCAGTCATTGACGGACGACGATGACGAGACGGGGTCGCCCCCCTCGCCTGAACAGCGTCGCTCGACGCACGAGGAGACTCGACATTCGCGGGAGACGACAGTACGGTGGTTCGGCACCGAGTTCGACCCTGTTGTCCTGGTCGGATCGCTTGCAATCATCGTCGTCGGCGTCGTGCTCACGGTCGGGTTCGGCGACCAGGCGTCGGTGGCCTATCGCGCGACGTTCGCCTTCGTGAACGAATCCTTCGGCTGGTTGTATGTCCTTGCGGTCAACGTGTTTCTTGTCGCACTCGTCGCGATCGGGTTGAGCGACTACGGGACGATCAGACTCGGTGGTCCCGACGCCGAGCCGGAGTTTTCCACGCTGGGATGGGTGGCGATGCTGTTCAGCTCCGGGATGGGCGTTGGCCTGCTGTTTTTCGGTGTCGCTGAACCGATCAGTCACTTCGTCTCCGGTGGCGGCTCGTTTTTCGACGTCCCACCGAACACCCCCGAGGCAGGCCGGGCCGCCACGGCCCTCACGATGTTTCACTGGGGGCTGCACCCCTGGGGAATCTACGGCATCGTCGGGCTTGCACTCGGGTATTTCTCCTACAATCGCGGCCTCCCGTTGAGCTTTCGCTCCATCTTCTATCCACTGGTCGGCGAGCGGATTCACGGCTGGGCGGGGCGACTCAT contains:
- a CDS encoding NAD(P)/FAD-dependent oxidoreductase translates to MTDEIEHRRLIIAGSGTAGLTAAVYAGRANNDPLVLEGDEPGGQLTLTTDVANFPGFPEGINGTELINRMKEQAKRFGADVETGFVESIDDSSRPFRVELADGAVYTCDAFIAASGASARTLGIPGEGDLMGYGVSTCATCDGAFFRDEDMLVIGGGDAAMEEASFLTKFADTVYIAHRREAFRAEDYWVDRIMEHVDAGDVEIMRNTEATEIHGSREDGIEGVSLIRHPDGHPKEKLDSEQAEEVEHFEHDVGAVFLAIGHTPNTGYLEDTDVELDETGYIRTVGGHGGGQTKTDVPGIFGAGDVVDYHYQQAVTAAGMGSQAALDADDYLEEQAEAEATETSVAETDD